The DNA region GCCCGAACCGGAGGCCCTGACCATGGCCTATAAAGCCATCGACCAGGGCGCCAAAGGCGTTGACATGGGACGCAATATTTTCCAGTCGGACTCCCCCGTCGCCATGATCCAAGCGGTGAGCGCCGTCGTTCACAACAACGAAACGCCGGAAAAAGCCTATCAGATGTATAAAACGCTCAAGGCCGAGATAAAGGACTGATCCGGCGCCGGGATTTGATAGCGTCTCAATCTGAAATATGATACCCTGAGGGCGTGGATAATAATCTCATTCGGTAGGGGGCTGTCTTGCGCCATTCAGTTCCCATATTTGCGGGTTTTGTTGCGGCCATAGCTGTCCTGGTTGCCGTCGTTTACGAAGATTTCAGCCAAACTTCAGCATTTAAATTGGCGCACCGCGTTCAAGTTCTTACCCAATTAAGCACCGTCCGCGCCAAACTTGAAGCGGCGCTGAATTCCCGCTTGACCCTGGTCCACGGTTTGGCCGCTTTCGCCAAAGTCTATCCGACATTCAGCGAAGACGATTTTTATATTTTTGCAACGGACTTGATGGTGAATCATCAGGACATAAGAAGTCTCCAATTGGCTCCGCGCGCGGTGGTTACTTATATCCATCCCCTCAAAGGGAACGAGGCGGCGAAGGGGCATGATCTGCTGGCCGATCCGGCTCGCCGCGAAGCCGCCGAAAGAGCCATCGCCGAGCGCAAGTTCGTTATCGCCGGCCCGGTTAAATTAAAACAAGGAGGAGAGGCGTTGATCGGGCGTAATCCCATTTACGTTCCGGCGGGAAACGGCGCGCCGGGAGAAGAACGTTTTTGGGGCTTTTCGATCATTCTTATTGATCTTGATCCCTTGCTCAAAGCCGGGGGCGTTATCGACGGTTCCGGCAAGATGCGATATGCTTTGCGCGGCAAGGACGGCCTCGGCGCTTCGGGGGCGGTATTTTTCGGCGATCAGGCCGTCTTCGACGCCGATTCGGTGAAGCTGGATATTTCCCTGCCTCACGGGTCATGGCAATTGGCCGGCTTGCCGAACGGGGGGTGGACGAAAACCTGGCCGGGGCGAAAATGGTTTTGGGGCGGCGGCGGCGGCGTAGCCGTCGTGGTCGGTTTGCTGGTCTACCTTGTTATGCGGCGCACCGATGAACTCAGGGCTGAAATTGCCGATCACGAACAGACCGAAATAGCCCTGCAAAAAGCAAAAAAAGAGGCTGAATTTGCCAATAACGCCAAATCGGCATTCCTCGCCGCCATGAGTCACGACTTGCGGACGCCCTTAAACGCCATCATCGGGTTTTCCGAGATAATGCAGACCCATGTCTTCGGGCCGCTGGGAGATCGTCACTATGAGGAATACGCTAAAGACATCTACGACAGCGGCAGGCTTCTCGTCCGCCTTATAAACAGCGTTCTCGATCTATCCAAAATTGAGGCGGGAAAATATGAGCTGGTTGAAGAGGACCTGATTGTCGCCTCGCTCATTCACGCCTCCTCCAAAATAGCCGCTCCCTTGGCCGAAGCCAAAAAAATCCGGATATCTACGAATATCGAACATAATCTGCCCATGTTTCGCGGCGATGAAACTACGCTGGTCCGGGTAATCAATAACCTGCTTTCCAACGCCATAAAGTTCACCCCCGCCGGCGGTGAAATTACCGTCTCGGCAAGGAGTAACGGCAACGGCTCCATCTACATAGCGGTGTCCGATACCGGCATCGGCATGTCCGGACAAGACATACTGAAAGCGTTGAAGCCTTTTGAGCAGATCAACAGCGCCTATTCAAAACATCACGAGGGCACCGGCCTTGGGCTTAGTCTATGTCAAAAGCTTGTAGAGTTGCACGGCGGGAGGCTTGACATTAAAAGTGAGGTTAATAACGGAACAACCGTCACGCTGTTCTTTCCGCCGGAAAGAACCGTAGCTTCCTTGTAGAGATAAACCGCCTTGTACATATTTTCCAACGCCAGAGAAGCTTTTTTGCCTCACCTTCCCCAAGGCGGCGCGGTTGCCGAGATCGGCGTAAACACCGGTGATTTTTCCCGCGCCGTTATTGACGCCAATCATCCGGCAAAACTGCATTTGATCGATCCCTGGGCGCTGGCTGACGCCAAAGATGATTACGCGGACAATGAAAAGAATAAAGCCGGGGACGGAGAGGCGCGCCATCAGGCGGTTCTTTGCAGGTTTGAGCCGGAAATCAGTTCCGGCGTCATCGAAATCCACAGGGATTTTTCTTTCAACGCCTGCCGTGAATTCCCCGACCGCACGTTTGATTGGATCTACATTGACGGCAATCATAAGTACGAGCATGTCCTGAAGGACATTGAACTCTTCGCACCGAAAGTAAAGGATGACGGGCTTATCTTGGGGCATGATTACGCCAATCATGATTATGCCCGTTCGTTGGACTTCGGCGTGGTCGAGGCGGTCAACGAATTTGTGCGAACTCACGGCTATGAGTTTATCGGCCTGACCGCCGAGAACTTCCCCACTTTCATTATCGCCAAGTCGCTCGATAATAAGCGGCTCAATACATTTCTTGCCGATATCCTTTACCATCTGAATCCGGTGGTGAAGATTGATGACTTCCTTTCCCGAACCTTTCATCAACAGTTGGCTCATTTCTCCGACGGGCGGATGCGGGCGATCATAGAGATTGATTGAACCCCTTGAACCATCGGCGATGCTTGGGTATATAGGGGAAATTATTGACCGGAGTCAGAGCGCCATGAAGAAAGATATCCACCCGAATTATCATGCGATCACCATCCAGATGACGGATGGCAGCACATACGATACACGTTCCACCTGGGGCAAGGAGGGCGATGTATTGAAACTGGATATCGATCCTAAGACCCATCCGGCGTGGACGGGGATTCACCGCCTGATGGACAGCGGCGGTCAGTTGGCGAAATTCAACAAGCGGTTCAAGAATCTCGGCATCAAGGCCTGATTTAGGGCGCGTCAGGACCAACAAAAAAACCTGACGCCGACGCCTCCTGTTAGCAATTTCCTAATAATTTTCACGTTTAACATTATACTTGGTGCGGCGGTCATCGAAAGGCGCGCTGTCGCTTTCGTTTGAGCTTGCTGAAATGAGCCTTGTTCAGGTTCCGATCCGAGAGGCGCAGAATGGCCCTTGCGATAAGCTTTGAAGTCCATGTCCTGCAAAAGGGACATTGGGAAATGATGTCCCGATATTCGAGGACTCAGAAAGACACGGCCATCCAGGACGCCGTCGTCATGGGCAAGGTGTCAGGCGTTGGCGGCGTCAGGGTGATCCGGGAAACCTATGATGATGCGACGGGACTAAGCGATGAAGTGGTCGTCTATATAAGTCCCAACCTTAAGGGGGCCGCCGCCGACAAGAGCATGGGGCCGAGCGTCGGCGGCGCGCTTCGTTCCGGCGAGAAGTCCGCTGAAAAGCCCGCGCAAAAAAGGCCGCCTCCTTTCCAGAGACCCAAGGCCATAGAACCCAAGCCGAAGATCCCTCCGGCCGATTCACACGATGATGATGATGAGCCGGCAGTCCGCAAAGCACAGGCCGGCAAGGCAAAGCCGGCCAAGAAAGAAACCGGGTCTTCCCTCACCGGCATTATCGTCAAGCTGTTGTTTGTTATGCTTTTCAGCATAGTCCTGGCCGGCCTGTTCACCTGGATGACCATGGTGTGGATGAGCGGAACCTCGATGAGCATTAACGCCCAGAGCAATGCCATGTTCGTCACTTTCAGCGTCGTCTTCGTGCTCAGCATGATTTCCATGTACCGCGTTTTCCTGTCCAAGGAGACGCTGTGCCTGTCGAGTCATGGCGCCGCGCCGGTCGCCCGCCGACAGGCGCCGCCGCCGAAACGTTCCCCGCCGAAGGTCGAGAAGAAGTCCGTCGACGCCGACAAAGCCGCTGAAAAGGCGGAAAAGGCTCTGGCCGAAGCAGAGGAGGAAGATGAGGAGGAGACCGGAGAAGAAGCTGAGGAAAAAACGGAAGAAGTTAAAGAGGACGCAGGGAAGGAAGAACCCCTGTCCGCCCACGCCAATGAACAAAAAAAGTTCATGATGAAATTTCTCGGCGAGGCGTTAAGCCAGGTCATGGTCTCCCAGCCGAATCTGGACAGTTTTAACAAATTCGGCGTCAATCTGTTCCTCGCCGGAACCTGCGAAATACTAAGTCAGGAACGCAATCTGGATGAAAAATCGGCGGTTGCCATTATCGGCGATTGCGTCCAGGTCATGGGTTTCAAGAAGGAGGACGCCAAAGTCTTCGCCGGCAAGTATGCGGATTATCTGTTGGCCGACGCCCGCTATATGCAGATGTTCCAGGCCGGACGCAACGCCATGAACAACTACCTGGGCGAACAGTCCGGCGCCGGCGACAAGTTGGCAAAGGCCCTCGTCGAATGGAACAAGCCCAAGGATAAAGACGAAAAGACGGGGCCGATCACGGTGATGTTCACCGATATGGTCGGCTCCACCGCCCTCACCCAAAGCAGAGGCGACGCCGTGGCCCAGAAAGTGGTGCGCGCCCACAACGTTATCGTCCGCGACGCTCTCACCGAGTTTACCGGCAAGGAGATCAAGCACACCGGCGACGGCATCATGGCGTCGTTTTCTTCCACCTCCAACGGCGTCGAGGCGGCGATCTTCATTCAAAGGAAGGCGGCGGCCCACAACAAGGCCGATCCCGACCTGCCGCTGCACCTGAAAATCGGCATCAACGCCGGCGAGCCGATAGCCGAGGACGACGATCTGTTCGGCACCACGGTTCAGTTATCGGCGCGTATCGTTGACAAGGCCCAGTCGGAACAGATATTCGTCTCCGAGATCGTGCGCGGCATCTGCGCCGGCGGAAAGATAAACTTCACCAATCGCGGCCCCTACGCGATGAAGGGGTTCGCCGACCCGATCATCCTTTATGAAGTTGTCTGGGAAGAGTAACCCCTCCTGACCTCCCCTTGGTAAGGGGAGGAACTTTTCCCCTCCTTACTAAGGCCTCTTCACTATTCCCCTCCTTACTAAGGAGGGGCAAGGGGAGGTTAAAGATAATTTGAATTGGCATAAGAGTTTGGATGACGGCATGGCGAAGACGACCCTTGATGCGAGATGGCTTGTTTGCCCGCTTCCCGTCCTTCGCGCCGCCAAGGCGATGAAGAAACTGGCGTCCGGCGACATCATCGAAATCCTCGCCACCGACGCCAACGCCGTTGCTGATTTCGAGGCCTTCTGCAAGAGCGCCGGTCACGAACTGGTGGAAAAAACCGAAAATGACGGCGTCATCGCCATCGTCATTCGCCGGAAGAATTGAGGGCCGACAGAGGTTGGCTGCGGGTTGCCGCCGACAAGCGGGCGGCCGCCGCACGAATCACAACATAGAAGACAGGCGTGAAGATCAGGCCGAAGACGGTTACGCCGATCATGCCGGAGAACACGGTGGTTCCAAGCGCCCGGCGCATTTCGGCGCCGGCCCCGACGCCCCAGACAAGCGGCGTCACGCCAAGGATAAAGGCGAGCGAAGTCATTAGGATCGGACGCAGGCGGGTGCGCGCCGCGTGTATGGCGGCCTCCACCCGGCTCATCCCCTCTATTTCGGCCTGCCGGGCGAATTCAATGATCAAGATGGCGTTTTTGGCGGCCAAGCCGATCAGCACGATGAAGCCGATCTGCGCCAGAATGTCGATGGGCAGACCGCGCACGATCAGGCCGGACACGCCGGCCAATAGGCACATAGGCACAATCAGCACTACCGCCAGCGGCAGCGACCAGCTTTCGTACTGGGCGGCCAGGAGCAGGAAAACGAACAACACCGACGCCGCGAATACCAGCAGCCCTTGATCCCCCGCCATTTTCTCCTGCAACGCCAGTTCGGTCCATTCAAAGCCGAAGCCTTCCGGCAGCCGCTCGGCGGCAAGCCGCTCCATGGCAGCAAGGGCATAACTCGACGAATATCCCGGCGCTGCGGCGCCTTGCAACTCGGCGGCTGCATATAGGTTGTAACGCGGCACGCGGTAGGGGCCGCTGTCGTAGCGGAACGACGCAACCGAGCCTATGGGCGCCATCTTACCGTGATCGTTGCGGACCTTAAGCGAGGCGATGTCGCGCAGGTCGTCGCGGAAAGGGCTGTCGGCCTGCGCGGTAACCCGGTAGGTCCGTCCCAGGAAATTGAATTCGTTGACGAAGGTCGAGCCGAGATAGACCTGCAACGCTTCGTTCACCCGGTCAATGGAGATGCCGAGCATTTGCGACCGAACGCGGTCTATATCGGCGTAGATGCTGGGCGTCCGCGTGTTGAAGAGGGTGAATGCATTAACCAGACCGGGAGTTATGTTGGCCGCCATCATCATGTCGAAGGCCACATTTTCGAGGGCCTTGGAGCCGTGTCCGGCCTTGTCCTGAATGATCATCTTGAACCCGCCGGCGCTACCGATGCCGCGCACCGGAGGGGGCTGCACGGTAATGATCATAGCCTCTTGGATTACCGCCAGCCGCTTCCTCACCTCGGCCAGGATATCGGACGAGCGCAGCCCTTGCGCCGCGCGTTCCTCAAACGGCTTCAACGGAATGAAGATGGCGGCGGAATTAGAGGCATTGGTGAAGGTCGAGGCGTCCAGGCCGCTGAATACCGCAGCGTTGGCGACTCCGCGAATGTCGAGCATGATGTCCACGGCGCGTTTGACCACCGCATCGGTGCGCGCCAGCGACGCCCCGGCCGGCAGTTGGATGATGTTGATGAGGTAACCCTGGTCCTGCTCGGTAAGGAATCCCTTGGGGGTGTTTATGAACTCGTAGCCGGTCAGGCCGATAAGCCCTCCGTACAGCACGAGCATAATTGCCGACATACGGATAACCCGACGGGTCATTGTCCCATAGCCGCCGGCCAGGCGGCTAAAGCTGCGGTTGAAGGCGGCGAAGAATATAATGACGGGGCGCGCCCAGACCGACGCGGCGTGAACGTCATGCTCTTTATGAGGTTTAAACAACAAGGCGCACAGAGCGGGAGAAAGCGTTAAAGAGATGATCAGCGATATTACGGTTGACGCCGTGATGGTCACTGCGAACTGGCGGAAGAACTGGCCGGAAATGCCGGGAACGAAAGCCGCCGGGATGAAGACGGCGCACAGCACGAGAGCGATCGCCACCAGCGCGCTGCCCACCTCGTCCATGGTCAGGTGCGCGGCGTTTCCGGGCATCATGCCTTCGCGAATGCGGCGCTCGACATTTTCGACCACGACGATGGCGTCATCCACAACGATGCCCACGGCCAATACCAACCCGAACAACGACAGGTTGTTAAGCGAGTAGCCCATGGCCGCGAGGACGGCGAAAGTTCCCACCAACGATACCGGGATAGCCACCATCGGTATGATTGAGGCCCGCCACGTCTGAAGGAAAAGCACGACCACAACCACCACGAGGATGATAGCCTCAAAGATGGTCTTATTGACGGCCGACACCGACTTGGCGATGAACTCGGTCGGATTGTAGGGAACCTCGTAGCGCACCCCCGCAGGGAACGACTTCGACAGCTCTTTAACCTTAGCCAGCACACGATCGGCCGTCTCCAGCGCATTGGAGCCGGGGCGCTGAAAAATGACAATAGGTACGGCGTTGAGCCGGTTGAGGTAACCGTTGAGGCTATAATCCTGGGCGCCCAACTCGATGCGGGCGATATCCTTGAGGCGGGTGACGCGCCCGTCGGCGTCAGTCTTTACGATTACTTTGCCGAATTGCTCGGGATCAACAAGGCGGCCCTGCGTATGCACGCTGAGCTGGAAGGCGGCCTGGTCCGGCATGGGCGGGGCGTTGAGCGTGCCTGCGGCTACCTGCGCATTCTGCCCTTGCAGCGCCTTGATCACCTCTCCGGCGGTCAGGTCGCGGGCAGATGCCCGTTCAGGGTCCAGCCACACGCGCATGGCGTAGTCACGCGCTCCAAACACGCGCACGTCGCCTACGCCGCTCAGACGCGCAAGAGCGTCCATGATCCGGAGGGTGGCAAAATTGGAAATGTAGAGTTGGTCGCGTGAGCCGTCAGGCGATGTTAGATGGATCACCATCAGCATATCCGGCGAGTTCTTCGCCACCGTCACGCCGATGCGCTTGACTTCTTCGGGCAGGCGCGCCTGGGCGATGGCGACGCGGTTCTGCACCAGCACTTGCGCTGTGTCCAGATTCGATCCCAGGGCGAAGGTTATGGTCAGTCTCAGGTTGCCGTCGCCGGTCGCTTGACTGCTCATATAGAGCATGTTTTCAACGCCGTTGATCTGTTGCTCCAACGGCGTCGCCACCGTGTCGCTGACCACTTTGGCCGAAGCGCCGGGATAGGAGGCGCTGACTATGATCGTAGGCGGAGCGATCTCCGGATACTGGGCGACGGGCAGCTTGAAATAGGAGATGGCGCCGACGATGGTAATCAGCAAAGAGATGACCGTTGCGAAGATCGGCCGGTCGATAAAGAAGTGCGATAAACGCATGAGCGCCCGGCTCCCCCTATTTGTCGCCGGCAAGCGGCGTCCGGCCCGCAGCACTGTCCGGCTGCGGTGTCACTTTGGCGCCGGGGCGGGCAAGGATCAGTCCGTTGATGATGATCAGGTCATCGGACGATATGCCTGATCGCACGACCCGCAGCCCATCGACCGGCGGCCCGACATCAACCGGCTTGGGAACCACCGTCCCATCAGCCGCAACCGTCATCAGGACGCTGCGGTTCTGATCGGTGACGACTGATGCGTCCGGCGCCAGCAGCGCTTCGTAAGGCGCGGAGACGGGCATGCGTATGCGACCGAAGGCGCCTGACGTTATGAAGTGGTTTGAATTGGCTATGACGGCGCGGGCGCGGATGGTGCCGCTGGTCCGATCCACTTGGTTATCGATGAATGTCAATCGGCCCTGAAGCGTCCAATCAGCCTCGTCCATCAGACGCAACTGCACAGGCGCGTCCAACTCGTCGTCAGTCGCGGCATCCCTGCGTGAACGTCGGAAGGCGAGATAATCGGCCTCGCTCATGTCAAAATTGAAGTAGACGGGATCTTGCGACACGATAGTGGTCAACAGCGTGCCGCCGCCGGCGTTGCCGCCGGCGCCGCCTGCCGTTACCAGATTGCCGATGCTGATTTGTCGGGCGCCGACCCGCCCTGTCACTGGAGCCGTGACGCGGGTGAATTGCAGATTAAGTTCAGCCTCGCGCACTGCGGCCCGAGCGGCTTCCGTCGCCGCGCCGGCCCCTCGCGATTCGCTCCGGCGTAGGTCCAGCGTGCTCTGCGGAAGATTGTCGTGCTGTTTAAGCTCGCCGGCGCGGGTTAATTGACGGTCGGCGAACTCAAGGCTGGAGACAGCCTGATCGAGCCTGGCCCGCGCCGAGGCTAAGGCGATCTCGAACGGTCGGGGATCAATAACGAAAAGAAGGTCGCCTTTCTGCGTCGAGCGACCGTCGATGAAATGGATTTCGGTCAAGTAGCCGCCGACCATGGCCCGCACTTCGACGTAATCGACCGGAGCGAATTGGCCGGTGAATTCATTCCAATCGATGACTTCCCGTTTGATCGGCGGGGCCACAGTAACCGGCGGAGCTGGAGGTGTCGAAACATTCTGCGGCGCGCCGGAGGAGGAATAAGCGAACAAATAAATCCCGGCGGCAATGCCGAGGGCGGCAGTTACGGCGAGACCGACCGCAAACATAAAGCGAACTTTCAAAGGCATCGGATCATCCGGTCATGACAGAGAATTAGATTAGACTAGACTAGACTGTCCAGTCCAGCCTACTATATATTCAGGCCGACGATCAACAGCAAGATTTAATATGGCGAAAAAGCACCAACCCACCGGGGATAGCGGCAAGGCCTCGCCCAAGCGCGACGCCATTCTCAAGGCGGCGACCCGTGTCTTCCTGGAAAGCGGCTACGGCGCCGCCGGCATGGACGCTATTGCAAGGGAGGCCGGCGTCGCCAAGCAGACTATTTACAGTCACTTCGGCGCCAAGGATGCCCTTTTCGGCGCCATCATTCGTGACAAATGCGGCCGGCTGATGCCTGCCGTTACAACTACCGCTGCGGCTGACAAGCTTCACGGCGACGATCATGAAGAAGTTCTGCTCGGCATCGCCGGGCAATTTCTGGAGTTGGTCATGGCGGAGGAGAGTCTGGCTACTTTCCGCGTCGTCATCGCCGAGAGCGCCCGCTTTCCGGAACTGGCCGAGGCCTTTTATCGATCCGGCCCCAAGCAGGCGGCGGAAAACTTGGCCGTTTATCTGGCCGACCTGGACGGCAGTGGAATCCTCGGCGTTGCCGATCCGCTGGGTTCGGCCCGCCTGTTTTTTGCCATGTTGCGCGGCGACCTTTACCTGCGCCGTCTTCTCGGCATGGCGGCGGCGACTGCCCCCGGCGAGATGGAGGCGGCGGCGCGTCAAGCGGTCAAAGCCTTCCTCGCCGCCCACGCTCCGAAAAAATAATCCCTACCCCGCTTTATGCAGCGCCAGGGCGGTGTCGAGCATGCGGCACGAGAATCCCCACTCGTTGTCATACCAGGTGAGGATACGCACCAGCGTGCCGTCCATCACCCTGGTTTCGGGAGCGGCGAAACAGGAACTCAATGAGTTGTGGTTGTAATCCACCGACACCAGCGGCAGTTCCGTATAGCCGAGGATGCCCTTAAGCGAACCCTCGGCGGCCTTTTTGACGGCGCTGTTGATTTCCTCGATGGTGGTGCTTCGCTTGGCGATGAAGCATAAATCAACCGCCGAGACGTTGGGAGTGGGAACGCGGATGGCGACGCCGTCCAGTCTGCCCGCCAGCTCCGGCAGCACCAGACCGACCGCCTTGGCGGCGCCGGTGGAGGCGGGGATCAACGACAGGGAAGCGGCGCGCGCCCGGCCCAAGTCCTTGTGCAGGGCGTCGGTGGTGTTCTGGTCGCCGGTGAAGGCGTGGACCGTGGTCATGAAGCCCTTGTCGATGCCTACCGCCTTGTTCAGCACATCGGCCACCGGGGCCAGACAGTTGGTGGTGCATGACGCATTGGAGACGATCTTGTGCGCAGACGTCAGCTTGCCGTGGTTAACGCCGTAGACCACGGTCAGGTCGGCGTCCTTGCCGGGCGCCGAGATCAGAACTTTCCCGGCGCCCGCTTTCAGGTGCGCCGCCGCCTTGTCGCGGGCGGTGAAAATCCCGGTGCATTCAAAACAGATATCGACGCCGAGGTCGCCCCAAGGCAGGTTTGAAGGGTCTTTCTCGGCGGTGACCCTGATCGGGCCGCGACCTACGTCCATGGTGTTGCCGGCGACCTTGATATCGCCGGAGAGGGCGCCGTGGACCGAATCATACTTGAGCAGATGGGCGTTGGTTTCTACCGGCCCCAGGTCGTTGATGCCGACCACCTCGATATCGGTGCGTCCCGACTCGATAAGCGCCCTTAAGGTCAAACGACCGATCCGACCGAACCCGTTGATCCCTACACGAACCGACATTCGTTCCTCCCTGGCCTTATTGTTTTACGGCATACGCTTTTCTAAAGCACACTCTACTTCGTGAACAGCCAATTGTTGACGGTTGACGCCCTCCGGCGTCAAGTCATATTCTGCATCAGCTTCGGGCAAGGGGGAAAGAACCCGGTGACCAACAGGACGAACAGCGCGGAAATCATGAAATCGGCTCAGCCGCAAAAGGCCTGGGAGCGGCTCGATCAGGCCGTGACCCGGATGGAAGCGGCGGTTAAGGCGCGCCCCTCCCTAAGTAACGACCGGGTTGATTCCGAAGAGTCGGATGAACTGCGGAAAGAAAATTCAACGCTGAAGGAAGTCAACGATATCGTTTCGGCGCGACTTGACGGCGCCATCAATCGCCTCAGAACGATTCTTGAAAGTTAGCATATGGCTCAGGTTACGGTCGCCATCAACGGGCGCAAGTATCAGATCGCCTGCGACGACGGCCAGGAGGCGCACTTGGCGCGTCTGGGCGCTTATGTGGATAAGCGAATCGGCGAACTGGTGGCGTCCATCGGTCAGGTCGGCGACGCCCGCCTGTTGGTGATGGCGAGTCTGTTGGTTGCCGACGAGCTTTCCGACGCCTATGCCGAGCTGGAATCATTTCGTTCTACCGATAAGAACGCATCAGCCCGCCGGGATGCCGAGAATATGATCGGTTCCCGAATAGAAAAGTTGACGCTGCGCATCGAAGACATTGCGAAAAGCCTGGAAGAGTCCTAGATTCATAGATGAGGCGGTTGCTGCGTAGCGCGTCAGGCCAATAAAATCCCTGGGGCCAATATTTTTCTCTAGGGAGCTGTCCCTGCCGGACCCGTGGGTTCGGTATATGGCGCCCACCTGTACCTACAGGCCACAGAGGAATTACGGCTAACGGCTTATGTGGCGCCGCCTCGTTATTTTAAGGCCTCTCATGTCCATTGATGAACAAAAAAAACGTCAGCGTACGCGGGCGCGGGCGGAGCGCCGGGACGCTCGTCATGCGGCGGACGGGGCGGCTCAACGCCTGAAGGACAACTTTCTGGCGGCGATGAAAGAAATGAATTTCCCGGCGCCGGGAGCCGTTATCGCCGGTTATCTGGCGATAGGCGGCGAGATCGACGCCGAACCGCTACTCCGCCGCCTTCACGGCCTCGGCTATGTATGCGCGTTGCCGGTGGTGACGAAGCCGGGCGCCCCGCTGGTCTTTCGCCGATGGCGTCCGGGCATGGAGCTGGAAAACGGCAGTCATGGAACCCGTCAACCCGGAAGCGACGCCGAGGAAGTGACGCCCGAGGTGGTGCTTTGTCCGTTGCTGGCGTTTGATAAAGACGGTTACCGGCTGGGCCAAGGCGGCGGCTATTATGACCGCACCCTGGGAGCGTTACGCGCTATTAAACGGGTGACGGCGGTGGGACTTGCCTTTGAGGCGCAACGCATGGAAACGACGCCGCGAGACGGCTATGATCAACAGCTTGACCGGATAGTCACCGAGCAAGGAGCTTTCAGGACGGGAAGGGCGGCATGAAGATTCTGTTTTGCGGCGATATCGTCGGTCGCTCCGGTCGAACGGTAGTGATGGACAATCTCAAGGAACTGCGCCGCCGCCTGGAACTGGATTTCGTCGTCGTCAACGGCGAGAACGCCGCCCATGGCTTCGGCATTACCGACACGATATGCAAGGCTTTCTACGAGGCCGGCGTCGATGTCATCACCACCGGCAACCATGTCTGGGACCAGCGCGAGATCATGAACTATATCGACGGCGACCCCCGGCTGCTGCGTCCGATTAATTACCCGAAAGGCACGCCCGGCAAAGGCGTCGGCGTCTTCAAAACATCCACAGGCCGCAAGGTGTTGGTTATCCATCCCCTGGGCCGCCTGTTCATGGACCCGCTGGACGATCCGTTTGCCGCCGTCGAGAAGGTTTTGGCCGAACATCGTCTGGCCGAGACCGTTGATTGCATAATCATTGATATCCACGCCGAAGCGACCAGCGAAAAGATGGCCATGGGCCACGCCATGGACGGACGGGTGTCGATGGTCATCGGCACTCATAGCCATGTGCCGACCGCCGACGCCCGGATATTGCGCGGCGGCGCCGCCTATCTTACCGATGTGGGCATGTGCGGAGACTACGACTCGGTCATCGGCATGCAGAAAACAGAGGCGATATCGCGTTTCACCAGGAAAGTTAACAAGGAACGGCTGGAGCCGGCGAACGGCGAGGCTACGTTGTGCGCCGTCTACGTCGAAACCGATGACCGCACCGGCCTGGCCCGCCACATAGCGCCTCTGCGTATGGGCGGACGCCTCTCCCCATGCTGGCCGCTGTAAAATAAATAGATATCAATTTAATTTGTTATCGACAGTCGGCCACTGGTCAGTTGCTATTATGCTTAATAAAATGTTAATATTGATGGGATGATGGGTATTTTCCGGAGAATCCGGGGAAGCCGTCGTGCTTGAGCGTATGTCGGCAGAAGGCGCGCCA from Rhodospirillales bacterium RIFCSPLOWO2_02_FULL_58_16 includes:
- a CDS encoding RND transporter, which gives rise to MRLSHFFIDRPIFATVISLLITIVGAISYFKLPVAQYPEIAPPTIIVSASYPGASAKVVSDTVATPLEQQINGVENMLYMSSQATGDGNLRLTITFALGSNLDTAQVLVQNRVAIAQARLPEEVKRIGVTVAKNSPDMLMVIHLTSPDGSRDQLYISNFATLRIMDALARLSGVGDVRVFGARDYAMRVWLDPERASARDLTAGEVIKALQGQNAQVAAGTLNAPPMPDQAAFQLSVHTQGRLVDPEQFGKVIVKTDADGRVTRLKDIARIELGAQDYSLNGYLNRLNAVPIVIFQRPGSNALETADRVLAKVKELSKSFPAGVRYEVPYNPTEFIAKSVSAVNKTIFEAIILVVVVVVLFLQTWRASIIPMVAIPVSLVGTFAVLAAMGYSLNNLSLFGLVLAVGIVVDDAIVVVENVERRIREGMMPGNAAHLTMDEVGSALVAIALVLCAVFIPAAFVPGISGQFFRQFAVTITASTVISLIISLTLSPALCALLFKPHKEHDVHAASVWARPVIIFFAAFNRSFSRLAGGYGTMTRRVIRMSAIMLVLYGGLIGLTGYEFINTPKGFLTEQDQGYLINIIQLPAGASLARTDAVVKRAVDIMLDIRGVANAAVFSGLDASTFTNASNSAAIFIPLKPFEERAAQGLRSSDILAEVRKRLAVIQEAMIITVQPPPVRGIGSAGGFKMIIQDKAGHGSKALENVAFDMMMAANITPGLVNAFTLFNTRTPSIYADIDRVRSQMLGISIDRVNEALQVYLGSTFVNEFNFLGRTYRVTAQADSPFRDDLRDIASLKVRNDHGKMAPIGSVASFRYDSGPYRVPRYNLYAAAELQGAAAPGYSSSYALAAMERLAAERLPEGFGFEWTELALQEKMAGDQGLLVFAASVLFVFLLLAAQYESWSLPLAVVLIVPMCLLAGVSGLIVRGLPIDILAQIGFIVLIGLAAKNAILIIEFARQAEIEGMSRVEAAIHAARTRLRPILMTSLAFILGVTPLVWGVGAGAEMRRALGTTVFSGMIGVTVFGLIFTPVFYVVIRAAAARLSAATRSQPLSALNSSGE
- a CDS encoding 50S ribosomal protein L31, yielding MKKDIHPNYHAITIQMTDGSTYDTRSTWGKEGDVLKLDIDPKTHPAWTGIHRLMDSGGQLAKFNKRFKNLGIKA
- a CDS encoding type I glyceraldehyde-3-phosphate dehydrogenase; the encoded protein is MSVRVGINGFGRIGRLTLRALIESGRTDIEVVGINDLGPVETNAHLLKYDSVHGALSGDIKVAGNTMDVGRGPIRVTAEKDPSNLPWGDLGVDICFECTGIFTARDKAAAHLKAGAGKVLISAPGKDADLTVVYGVNHGKLTSAHKIVSNASCTTNCLAPVADVLNKAVGIDKGFMTTVHAFTGDQNTTDALHKDLGRARAASLSLIPASTGAAKAVGLVLPELAGRLDGVAIRVPTPNVSAVDLCFIAKRSTTIEEINSAVKKAAEGSLKGILGYTELPLVSVDYNHNSLSSCFAAPETRVMDGTLVRILTWYDNEWGFSCRMLDTALALHKAG
- a CDS encoding efflux transporter periplasmic adaptor subunit; translation: MPLKVRFMFAVGLAVTAALGIAAGIYLFAYSSSGAPQNVSTPPAPPVTVAPPIKREVIDWNEFTGQFAPVDYVEVRAMVGGYLTEIHFIDGRSTQKGDLLFVIDPRPFEIALASARARLDQAVSSLEFADRQLTRAGELKQHDNLPQSTLDLRRSESRGAGAATEAARAAVREAELNLQFTRVTAPVTGRVGARQISIGNLVTAGGAGGNAGGGTLLTTIVSQDPVYFNFDMSEADYLAFRRSRRDAATDDELDAPVQLRLMDEADWTLQGRLTFIDNQVDRTSGTIRARAVIANSNHFITSGAFGRIRMPVSAPYEALLAPDASVVTDQNRSVLMTVAADGTVVPKPVDVGPPVDGLRVVRSGISSDDLIIINGLILARPGAKVTPQPDSAAGRTPLAGDK